Proteins encoded within one genomic window of Aspergillus nidulans FGSC A4 chromosome VII:
- a CDS encoding ubiquitin-binding ESCRT-I subunit protein STP22 (transcript_id=CADANIAT00009246) — translation MASVPQRTLNWLYSVLIRDHYDPKQTYQDPNRTYYDVANVLAKFPTLAPETAVYTYENGFSALLLQLSGTLPVTFRGTVYKFPIALWIPNTYPREPPIVYVKPTQDMVVRVGQHVTLEGRVYHHYLAHWGGAWERSSLLDLLSILQDVFAKEPPVKYKQQHPVPQQAQPVQTPPPRPPLPPELSNTFSYTPSPQLSSLRPPQPASRTPPPPPPKPGQLSSPTGLQQQIAPAQHNTPPPLPPLPPKEQSSRQHISPAQASISNNKPEILTVYLIIFLGAHILRHNSSHSSATPPQFQGPTHAAPHPAYHRQPPPAQVHLQLPHHGPTQAAPTSQPPAPRPKPETEDLLTSPFELELPSFTPTGPAPPIPPNPEKDALLQAVSKALTETLHANNAHSESAAHSLASQSHSLHATIATLQAEISSLKNLNSTLESNTSILTQSLHRADAVIADAQSRVSTAQSSSSSDSSSSSGLPPIDDILVAPTVVGKQLYDLVAEERGIQQALYALQAALVKGVIGVDTWSRHTRGLAREAFLKRALIRKIGKARENSPVICLDKFTLDYGTVYN, via the exons ATGGCGTCAGTCCCACAGAGGACGCTGAACTGGCTGTACAGCGTTCTGATCAGG GATCACTACGACCCCAAGCAAACATATCAGGACCCCAACCGGACTTACTACGACGTAGCAAATGTCCTGGCCAAATTTCCCACACTTGCCCCTGAAACCGCAGTCTACA CCTACGAGAACGGATTCTCTGCGTTGCTCCTGCAACTCTCGGGCACATTACCCGTCACTTTTCGCGGGACAGTGTACAAATTCCCTATCGCGTTATGGATTCCCAACACATACCCTCGTGAACCTCCCATCGTCTACGTGAAACCCACTCAGGATATGGTCGTTCGGGTAGGCCAGCATGTGACCTTGGAAGGGAGGGTTTACCACCATTATCTGGCGCATTGGGGCGGGGCTTGGGAG CGCTCTTccctccttgaccttctgTCGATTCTTCAAGACGTATTCGCGAAAGAACCTCCCGTCAAGTACAAACAACAGCATCCTGTACCGCAACAAGCGCAACCTGTTCAGACACCTCCCCCTCGTCCCCCATTACCCCCGGAACTCTCCAATACATTTAGCTACACACCTTCACCTCAGTTATCCTCACTTCGCCCTCCTCAGCCCGCATCGCggactcctccaccacctcctcccaagcCTGGCCAGTTATCGAGCCCTACAGGGCTGCAGCAACAGATTGCTCCAGCACAGCACAACACTCCGCCACCGCTACCTCCATTACCACCGAAGGAGCAGAGTTCTCGACAGCACATATCTCCAGCACAAGCCTCTATAAGCAATAACAAACCAGAGATCCTCACTGTTTACCTCATCATATTCCTGGGGGCGCATATCCTCCGCCACAACAGCTCCCACAGCAGCGCAACG CCCCCTCAATTCCAGGGTCCAACACATGCGGCTCCTCACCCAGCATATCACCGACAACCTCCACCAGCTCAAGTGCATCTCCAATTACCACATCACGGACCAACTCAAGCTGCTCCAACCAGCCAACCGCCAGCCCCGCGACCAAAGCCCGAAACCGAAGATCTACTCACATCCCCcttcgagctcgagctccCGTCTTTCACACCCACGGGCCCCGCGCCTCCAATCCCGCCAAACCCTGAAAAAGATGCCCTTCTCCAGGCCGTCTCCAAAGCTCTCACCGAAACACTTCATGCAAACAATGCCCACTCCGAGTCCGCTGCGCACTCTCTAGCATCCCAGTCCCACTCCCTCCACGCCACCATTGCAACGCTGCAAGCCGAAATATCCTCTCTGAAAAACTTGAACTCAACTCTCGAATCCAACACCTCAATCCTCACGCAATCTCTCCACCGCGCTGACGCCGTCATTGCAGACGCTCAATCCCGTGTCTCAACCGCTCAgtcatcctccagctcagattcctcatcctcctcaggCCTTCCACCCATCGACGACATTCTTGTCGCGCCCACAGTCGTTGGCAAACAACTCTACGACCTTGTCGCCGAAGAACGCGGCATTCAACAAGCTCTCTatgctctccaggctgccCTCGTTAAAGGTGTTATCGGCGTCGATACTTGGTCTCGTCATACACGCGGTCTAGCACGCGAGGCTTTCTTGAAGCGTGCCCTGATCCGGAAGATAGGCAAGG CGCGAGAAAATAGCCCTGTCATCTGC CTCGACAAGTTCACTTTAGACTACGGAACAGTGTATAACTAA
- a CDS encoding uncharacterized protein (transcript_id=CADANIAT00009247), with amino-acid sequence MSPHNLDPLSPHALFARAECKQCPQESPSCDCPSGTKCVMTAQSCTECATIQCVKTSTSSSSDSEDSSSGGGGTNAGAIAGGVIGGLAAVGIIVFLIWWFVIRKKRNQQRAEESEKASSYAARAPASSAAQSRKSTHSIASTVLTRASNVIQIAYIPGVTNRSPPDTPLVPPVPPLPGASADQHFFMPGDLRDSSWSDMSDRRSMANTLRSSVATTIYRNDAIVSPMPAQQVTRTRAAVVSIHNGPNTPSSSQHLSPDTPAVPAITPSQLAKAGVTDANNNSSIVARTVTAKPVMVKTIGKKNNTAKSPVQPIAEQPESNAEPSAPSQEPAKAPSISSNDGNDAPAAANNRTSTPAETPISARRSQAPTVIEDSPAIVQSPFSDQTPTEVETDRRNSAFLEGASISSKRHSGAPPPRVESPFADSNEL; translated from the exons ATGTCGCCTCACAATCTCGACCCACTCTCCCCGCACG CCTTGTTCGCTCGCGCCGAGTGTAAACAATGTCCGCAAGAATCGCCTTCATGCGACTGCCCGTCGGGTACGAAATGTGTGATGACCGCCCAATCCTGCACCGAATGTGCAACTATACAATGTGTCAAAACATCCACTAGCAGCTCGTCAGATTCAGAGGACAGTTCGTCgggtggtggaggaaccAACGCGGGCGCTATAGCGGGTGGAGTTATCGGAGGACTTGCGGCGGTAGGaatcatcgtcttcctcatctggTGGTTTGTCATTCGTAAGAAGCGCAACCAGCAGCGAGCAGAAGAATCGGAAAAAGCCAGCTCGTACGCCGCTCGGGCCCCGGCTTCCAGCGCTGCACAATCGAGGAAATCTACCCACTCCATTGCATCGACTGTCTTGACTCGCGCCTCAAATGTCATCCAAATCGCTTATATTCCTGGCGTAACGAACCGATCCCCACCAGACACCCCCCTCGTCCCGCCAGTTCCACCTCTTCCTGGTGCCTCAGCCGACCAACATTTCTTCATGCCTGGAGATCTACGCGATTCATCTTGGTCTGACATGTCGGACCGACGTTCCATGGCCAACACTCTACGTAGCAGTGTCGCTACAACTATTTACCGGAACGATGCCATTGTCAGCCCCATGCCGGCACAGCAGGTGACTCGCACCCGTGCTGCTGTAGTCAGTATTCACAATGGACCAAACACCCCGTCATCCTCACAGCACCTGAGCCCTGACACACCGGCTGTCCCGGCTATCACTCCTTCGCAGCTCGCCAAGGCGGGTGTCACTGACGCAAACAACAACAGCTCAATTGTGGCTCGTACCGTCACCGCGAAACCTGTGATGGTGAAGACTattgggaagaagaacaacacGGCCAAATCTCCCGTCCAGCCTATAGCGGAGCAGCCAGAATCCAATGCCGAGCCCTCAGCTCCCAGCCAAGAGCCCGCCAAAGCTCCCAGCATCTCGTCGAACGACGGAAACGATGCCCCCGCTGCCGCCAACAATCGCACATCCACACCCGCTGAGACACCAATATCAGCCAGGAGATCTCAAGCCCCGACGGTGATTGAAGACTCACCAGCAATCGTCCAGAGCCCCTTCAGCGACCAAACACCAACAGAAGTGGAAACAGACAGGCGCAACTCAGCATTCTTAGAAGGGGCTAGTATAAGCTCAAAGCGACACAGCGGTGCGCCGCCTCCACGAGTCGAGAGCCCCTTCGCAGATTCAAACGAGCTTTAA
- the chsG gene encoding chitin synthase class III (transcript_id=CADANIAT00009248) — protein sequence MAYHGSGPQSPGEHTYDDGHQLRDLSHSNTSYEEEASHGLLSSQQSPFAGPFDDPHQQRGLTASPVQRPTSGYSLTESYAPDAAYHDPYSANQSVYSGHSENPAAAFGVPGRVASPYARSETSSTEAWRQRQAGAAGGGNGLRRYATRKVKLVQGSVLSVDYPVPSAIQNAIQAKYRNDLEGGSEEFTHMRYTAATCDPNEFTLHNGYNLRPAMYNRHTELLIAITYYNEDKTLTARTLHGVMQNIRDIVNLKKSEFWNKGGPAWQKIVVCLVFDGIDPCDKDTLDVLATVGIYQDGVMKRDVDGKETVAHIFEYTTQLSVTPNQQLIRPTDDGPSTLPPVQMMFCLKQKNSKKINSHRWLFNAFGRILNPEVCILLDAGTKPGPKSLLYLWEAFYNDKDLGGACGEIHAMLGKGWKKLLNPLVAAQNFEYKISNILDKPLESSFGYVSVLPGAFSAYRFRAIMGRPLEQYFHGDHTLSKQLGKKGIEGMNIFKKNMFLAEDRILCFELVAKAGSKWHLSYVKASKGETDVPEGAPEFISQRRRWLNGSFAAGIYSLMHFGRMYKSGHNIVRMFFLHLQMLYNWFSTFLTWFSLASYWLTTSVIMDLVGTPSSSNGYTAFPFGKTATPIINTLVKYIYLAFLLLQFILALGNRPKGSKLSYLASFVAFGIIQLYVVVDALYLVVRAFTGGAPMDFNTDDGIGAFLSSFFGSSGAGIIIIALAATFGLYFVASFMYLDPWHMFTSFPAYMAVQSSYINILNVYAFSNWHDVSWGTKGSDKADALPSAKTTGGKGEEAVIEEIDKPQADIDSQFEATVKRALTPYVPPEEKEEKSLDDSYKSFRTRLVTLWLFSNGLLAVCITSEGLDKFGFTNTSTERTSRFFQALLWSNAVVALIRFIGATWFLGKTGLLCCFARR from the exons ATGGCCTACCACGGCTCTGGTCCCCAGTCGCCTGGCGAGCATACTTATGATGACGGCCATCAGCTCCGCGACCTCTCACACTCTAATACCTCT tacgaagaagaagcctcTCATGGATTGTTATCCAGCCAACAAAGCCCTTTCGCTGGCCCCTTCGATGACCCCCATCAGCAGCGTGGCCTTACCGCTTCACCCGTACAGCGTCCGACGTCTGGATACAGTTTGACTGAGTCTTACGCTCCCGACGCCGCATACCATGATCCGTACAGCGCCAACCAATCGGTCTACTCCGGCCACTCAGAGAACCCTGCAGCCGCTTTTGGCGTTCCTGGACGTGTAGCATCGCCTTACGCTCGTAGTGAAACTTCGTCTACAGAAGCGTGGCGGCAGCGACAGGCCGGCGCTGCCGGCGGTGGAAACGGGCTTCGTCGTTATGCCACAAGGAAGGTTAAGCTGGTTCAGGGCTCTGTCCTGAGTGTGGACTACCCAGTTCCTAGCGCCATTCAAAATGCAATTCAAGCCAAGTATCGGAATGACCTTGAGGGCGGAAGTGAGGAATTTACGCATATGCGAT ATACGGCGGCGACTTGTGATCCCAACGAGTTTACGCTCCACAACGGTTACAACTTGCGTCCAGCAATGTATAACAGACATACTGAGTTATTGATCGCCATCACGTATTACAACGAAGATAAAACGCTTACCGCTCGTACCCTGCACGGTGTTATGCAAAACATTCGCGATATTGTCAACCTGAAGAAGTCGGAATTTTGGAACAAGGGTGGCCCTGCCTGGCAGAAGATCGTCGTCTGTCTAGTCTTTGACGGCATCGACCCTTGCGACAAGGACACATTGGATGTTCTCGCCACCGTTGGTATCTATCAAGACGGTGTCATGAAGCGTGACGTTGATGGAAAGGAAACCGTGGCTCATATC TTCGAGTATACCACCCAACTTTCTGTCACTCCAAACCAGCAACTCATTCGGCCGACGGATGACGGACCTAGCACCCTTCCTCCCGTGCAGATGATGTTCTGTTTAAAGCAGAAAAATAGTAAGAAGATCAATTCCCATCGATGGCTGTTCAACGCTTTCGGTCGTATCCTTAATCCCGAGGTCTGCATTCTCCTCGATGCTGGTACCAAGCCTGGGCCTAAGTCTCTGCTTTACCTGTGGGAGGCTTTCTACAACGACAAGGATCTCGGAGGTGCTTGTGGTGAAATCCACGCCATGTTGggcaagggctggaagaaATTGCTCAATCCCTTGGTTGCCGCGCAGAACTTCGAGTACAAGATTAGTAACATTCTTGACAAGCCTTTGGAGAGTTCCTTTGGATATGTCAGTGTGTTGCCTGGTGCCTTCTCGGCTTACCGATTCCGTGCCATCATGGGCCGTCCTTTGGAGCAATATTTCCATGGTGATCACACTCTTTCAAAGCAGCTGGGCAAGAAAGGTATCGAGGGCATGAACATTTTCAAGAAGAACATGTTCTTGGCCGAAGATCGTATCCTTTGTTTCGAGCTTGTCGCCAAAGCGGGTTCTAAATGGCATCTTTCGTACGTCAAGGCCTCGAAGGGTGAAACTGATGTGCCGGAAGGTGCTCCTGAATTCATCTCCCAACGTCGTCGTTGGCTGAACGGTTCGTTTGCCGCCGGTATCTATTCGCTCATGCACTTCGGTCGTATGTATAAGAGCGGACACAACATCGTCCGCATGttcttcctccatctccaaATGTTGTACAACTGGTTCTCGACTTTCCTAACTTGGTTTTCTCTTG CGTCTTACTGGCTTACGACTTCGGTCATCATGGATCTGGTAGGAACTCCCAGTTCCAGCAACGGTTACACTGCTTTCCCATTCGGTAAAACGGCGACTCCAATCATCAATACCTTGGTGAAATACATCTACCTTGCGTTCCTGCTCTTGCAGTTTATCCTTGCGCTCGGAAACCGTCCCAAGGGATCCAAGTTGTCATACCTCGCATCTTTCGTCGCCTTTGGTATTATCCAGCTTTATGTAGTCGTCGATGCTCTGTATCTCGTCGTCCGCGCTTTCACTGGAGGGGCTCCCATGGATTTCAATACTGATGATGGTATCGGTGCGTTCCTGAGCTCATTCTTCGGATCTAGTGGAGCTGGTATCATTATCATTGCTCTTGCTGCAACATTCGGTCTTTACTTTGTTGCGTCATTCATGTATCTTGATCCTTGGCACATGTTCACGTCTTTCCCCGCATACATGGCCGTCCAGTCGTCTTACATCAACATCTTGAACGTTTACGCCTTCAGCAACTGGCATGATGTGTCATGGGGTACCAAAGGTTCTGACAAGGCGGATGCCCTTCCTTCTGCCAAGACTACAGGaggcaaaggagaagaagctgttATCGAGGAAATTGATAAGCCGCAGGCTGATATCGATAGTCAATTTGAGGCAACGGTCAAGCGAGCCCTGACTCCGTATGTGCCAcccgaggagaaggaagagaagagtctGGACGACTCGTACAAGAGTTTCCGTACGAGACTGGTTACGCTCTGGCTCTTCAGTAACGGTCTTCTCGCTGTCTGCATTACTAGTGAGGGTTTGGATAAGTTCGGATTTACG AACACCTCTACTGAGCGTACTTCACGTTTCTTCCAAGCCCTTTTGTGGTCTAATGCGGTTGTCGCTCTTATTCGCTTTATCGGAGCCACATGGTTCCTTGGAAAGACAGGtcttctctgctgcttcgccCG